The sequence TGGCATGCAGCAATACTTGCTGCTTCTGCCCTAATCATGGTGCTGTTCACCATAAGACTTTGCCTCTTAATAATGACAATGCACCTGCAATCAGGATAATAGCTCCTGCTATATACCATCTGTGCTCAAATGCGATGCATGCAGCAGAAATCACTACTAATAAAAATATGGCTTTGCCTCGTATGCTCTTCATCATTTTTATAAATAAGGTAAGACCGCCGCTTCCCCTGCCTTTTACCTTACACGGATTCACTTCCTTCGCCTCAATGATACATACTATTAGACCCTGTTTCTCCCATTTCGTCAAATATAAATTCATAGGGTGAGCCATTTAGGCCGGTGGATTTACACTCTGAGTGCAGACACTCTTAAGATATTCTTTTTTGAAAAGTGATGAATCCCGAAAGCTGCGAGTTTTTGATTTCAATCTGCATCCTGCAGACTCTCATTTCCTTTATTGGAAATTTTCTTGTCCATATAATGCTTCTTCACCCACAGAAGAGCAAATAATAAAATCATATTTTGTATGACTGAAGACATCGGGGTAGACAGTCCGATGTGGGACAAAGAAACAGGCTCCCATCTGCTCATCAGATAAGCAGCAGGAATACGAACACAGAATGCACCGATGATTCCCTGCACCATGACCAGTGTGGTCGATCCCATACCATTGAAGAAGCCCACCAGGCAAAACAGAAAGCAAGTGAGAATGCAATCAATGGAATAGGCTTTCAGATAATCAAATGCTGCCATGATGACTGGCTGATCATGCGTAAAAACAGCGGACATCTTGTCACCCCATAAGAGGGTTGCCATACACATGGCTGTACCGAAGCAAAAAGAAGTGATGATACCGTATCGGAGTGTTTTAAGTGCCCGTCCAAATTTTCCTGCACCGATATTCTGCGCAACAAATGCTGACATAGACTGCATGAATGCACTTGGCACAAGCATGATGAATGCACAGACTTTCTCTGCGACGCCAACTCCGGCACTTGCAGTAACACCGAGCGAGTTGACGATTGCCAGAATGACAAGGAAAGAAACGCTGACAAGAAAATCCTGAATAGCAATCGGTCCTCCGACACGGACAATTCTAACCAGGGGATTTCGTGCCAGTTTTATATATGCCCGTTCAAAATTGAAAGGAAGCGCTTTTCTGCGTATCAATACGAATGAAACGATCACGCTGATCAGCTGGGCAAGCACTGTGGCAATGGCTGCACCGGCAGCTCCAGGTCCGAAAACTGCCACAAACAATAAATCACCTAGGACATTAAACAAACAGGCAATACCGACAGCCAGAAGCGGTGTTTTGGAATCACCAAGGCCACGGAAGATACTGCCGATCAGGTTATAAGCAATGATGATCAGTGTACCAAGTCCGCATATGCAGATGTACATTTTGGTAGCTTCAAAAGCCTCTGCTGGGGCATTCATTAATGCAGCCAGTGATCCGCTTCCAAAAGCAATAGCCACTGTCATCATCACTCCGATAATACTGAACATGGCAATTCCCGTCCCAACGGTGCGGCCGGCATCCTGCGGCCGTCCAGAGCCAAGCTGCTGTCCAATCGTTACAGTGATTCCCATACTGAAACTCGTAATCAGATTCGTTATAACCTGTAATAACTGAGACCCGGTGGAAACCGCAGAGACATCTGTATTTGCCGCAAATTGCCCTACTACCAGAAGATCAACTGCACCGTACATCGCTTGCAGGAAGAGTGCAGCTAGTACCGGCAGCATAAACTTTAAGAGAGGTTCCAGGATTTTCCCCTCTGTAAACACTGCTGTTTTTGACGACATCAGTTCCTCCTCATGAAACTTGTATTAAAAAAGCTGGATAGGACACAGGCATCCCAGCCTGCATCTTATCCAGCTCGCCATTTCATAGTATTGTATGGCTCACCCTCCGATGAACAGAAAACATTTTACTATACTATATATCAAATATCAAGAGTTTATATCCATCGATAACTTACCGTTTATCATTTAACTTTGAATCATTTGGGTATAAAAAAGCGTCCACCTGAGTGAACGCTCTGGAACTATTAAATCTCAATTCCCTTTTCTTTTAACTTTCTATCTATTTCTGCCAATTTCGGATCATCATCAAGGTCTTCCAAATCTATGTCTGTAGAGTATTTCCAATAAGGTGGCATGTAAATATCATTTTCCTGTACTACGAAAGTCTCTTCTTTCTTAGTCTCTTCTTTTGGTTTCTTTTTTGTCATCTTGTGGCTGTCCTCCATACTTTTCTTATAAGAATTGTCTTTCACAGCGGCCACTTCCTTCGCGTAATGTCATGAATTTTCTGGATTGCTTCTGCATCTGTTTTCTTTATTCTAACTTCATTATACCCCTCTTTTTTTACATTCCAATAATCAAATAAAAGATTCTTTTATGCACATGGGGTCAAAGTGGGGTCAGAATTTAGATCAGGAATGTTCCGGTTCAGGTCCGTAGAGACGTTCCATCCCCTGGTGAGTTACGAGCCAAACCCTGCCGGATTTTCTGCACTCTTCCATTGTCAGTCGCGGAGGCCTTCCTTGTACTCCTGTACAGAGCTGTTTCATAGAGACAGGAGACTTTCCCCATCTTTGCGCAGCTTCGGGTGTCGTCATGATATCATTGAAA is a genomic window of Veillonellaceae bacterium containing:
- a CDS encoding MATE family efflux transporter, with the translated sequence MSSKTAVFTEGKILEPLLKFMLPVLAALFLQAMYGAVDLLVVGQFAANTDVSAVSTGSQLLQVITNLITSFSMGITVTIGQQLGSGRPQDAGRTVGTGIAMFSIIGVMMTVAIAFGSGSLAALMNAPAEAFEATKMYICICGLGTLIIIAYNLIGSIFRGLGDSKTPLLAVGIACLFNVLGDLLFVAVFGPGAAGAAIATVLAQLISVIVSFVLIRRKALPFNFERAYIKLARNPLVRIVRVGGPIAIQDFLVSVSFLVILAIVNSLGVTASAGVGVAEKVCAFIMLVPSAFMQSMSAFVAQNIGAGKFGRALKTLRYGIITSFCFGTAMCMATLLWGDKMSAVFTHDQPVIMAAFDYLKAYSIDCILTCFLFCLVGFFNGMGSTTLVMVQGIIGAFCVRIPAAYLMSRWEPVSLSHIGLSTPMSSVIQNMILLFALLWVKKHYMDKKISNKGNESLQDAD
- a CDS encoding helix-turn-helix domain-containing protein; the protein is MTTPEAAQRWGKSPVSMKQLCTGVQGRPPRLTMEECRKSGRVWLVTHQGMERLYGPEPEHS